The bacterium genomic sequence TTCCGGCACTCATCACTTCACTCCTTGCATGCGCTGCAATTCGGACATGGGCCGCGGCTTCGACAGGCGCGGCAGCGTCCGGATGATCTCCTCGAACGAGGTGAGCCCCGCGGCGGCCTTGGTGATGCCGTCCTCGAGCAGCGTCACCAGGCCGGTGGTCTCGGTGCTGATCCGCCGGATCTCGAAGCTCGTCTGGCGGTTGATGAGCGCCTCCTTCACGTCCTCGTTCAGCACGAGCAGCTCGAAGACGGCGATGCGCCCCTTGTAGCCCAGATACCGGCATTCCTGGCAGCCGATGCCGCGCGCGAAGACGAGCTTCGGCACCTCCCGCGGCAGGAAGCCCAGCCGCCGGATCTCGTCCGAGGTCAGTTCGTGTTCCTCGGCGCAGTGGGGGCACACGCGGCGCACGAGACGCTGGGCCACGACGCTGACCACCGTCGACGAGATGAGGAAGGCCTCGATGTCCATGTGCAGCAGCCGCAGCAGGCCGCCGATGGAGTCCTCGGTGTGGAAGGTCGTCAGCACCTTGTGGCCCGTGAGCGCCGCCTGGATCGCGGTGTCGGCCGAGAAGCGGTCCCGGATCTCGCCGATGACGATCACGTCCGGGTCCTGCCGCACGATGTGGCGCAGGGTCTCCTCGTAGGTGGTGCCGATCTTCGCGTTGATGGAGCACTGGCTGATGCCCGGAATGACGTACTCCACCGGATCCTCGGCCGTGATGATGCTCGTCTTGTTGTCGTTGAGGTAGTTGATGGCGCCGTAGAGGGTCGTGGTCTTGCCGCTGCCGGTCGGGCCGGTGACGAGGACCACGCCGCTGGGCACGTCGAGCACGTCCTCGCGCAGACGCTGCACCATGCGCGGCGACATGCCGAGCTCGTTGATGTCGAGCAGGTTCGACATGTTGTTGAGCACGCGGAGCACGATCTTCTCGCCGTGGATCGTCGTGTAGAACGAGACCCGCAGGTCGAGCTTGGCCCCTTCGAAGTCGTACATGAGCCGGCCGTCCTGGTGGCGCCGCCGTTCGGCGATGTCGGCGCCGGCCATGATCTTGATGCGGCTGATGATCGCCCGGGCCATGTCGAAGGGGATGTCGGCCTGCTGCACGAGCACGCCGTCCTCGCGGAAGCGCACCCGCACGCGGTTCTTCATGGGCTCGATGTGGATGTCCGAGGCGCCCTCGCGGATCGCGGTGCTCAGCAGTTCGTTCACCTTGGCGACGACCGCGTTCTCGGTGTCGACCCGCGGGCGCCGCTCCTGGCCCTGCTCGGTCATGGCGATGGCCGCCTCGATGACGCGGCCGCGGGCCAGGCCGATGACGACCGGGCTGCCGAAGATGGTCTCGGCCTCCCGCTGGGGCGCGGCCTCCAGGGGGTTGCGGCAGGCCAGCAGCACGGTGCCGTTGTCGCCCGGCACCGGGAAGCACTCGTGGCTGCGCAGCCACGCCGGCTTCACCCGGCGCAGCAGCTTCGGCTCGCGGGGCAGGCTGTCGTCGTCCAGGTACGGGTAGCCGAGCTGGGCCGCCAGCACCGGCAGCACCTTCTCCTCGTCCACGAAGTGGTTCTCGACGAGGATCTCGCCCAGCCGTTTGCCGCTGCCGTCCTGCTGGATGGCGACGGCCGCCTGCAGGTCGGGCACGCTGATCAGCTCCAGTTCGAGCAGCAGCGTGCCCAGACGCACGTTCAGCCGGTTCGCCCGGAGCACCTTGCGGATCTGGTCGTCCGCAACGAGCCCCAGTTCCTTGAGGATCGCGATGAGCGGCCGCGGGGTCTGGAGCTTCTCCCGGACCCGCAGGGCGTACTCCACGTTCTCCTGGGAGATCGACCCGTCCCGGACGAGCAGATCGGCGATCTCGGTCGCCGCCGCGACCGCAGTGGGGGTTTCCGTTGCCACGCGTGCTCCCTCCTCATGGCCCATGCGCGAGGGGGCCTAGTGGCTCCCCGTACAGGAATCATCGGGTTTTCCTGACACGCATTGAGCAGGATTTCACAAAGTCAAGGGCGACAAAGCCTTCCCGCGACGGTGACGACCCTGCGCCCGCCGCCCGCGTCCGGATCGCCCCCTCTGCCTGGCGGGAAGCGGCCGCGGCGTTTCTGCGTTATCCTTGTTACCGCAGTAATCGACTCCGCTTTCGACCTCCCCCCGGGTCTCCTGGCGGTCATCGCCCATCGCACTCCAGACCGAGGCGAGGTTCCCATGCCCCTGCGCGATCGCACACCCCTGCTCAGCGTTCTGTTCCTGGCCGCGGCCCTGACCCTGGCGGCCCCGGCCGCCCACGCCGAGTGGCAGGGCAGCACCGCCACCGCCGACGGCGCCACCGTCGTCACCAACCCCGAGTCCCCGGCCTACGGCAGCGCCCGCCAGGAGATGCGCCAGCTCTGGCGGCGGGGCGGTGACGAGGACGAGATCTTCTTCGGCACCATCGCCGAGTTCCTCCACGACGACGCCGGCAACATCTACCTGCTCGACGGCCAGCTCTCCGAGATCCACGTCTTCGACCCGGCCGGCGAACTCGTCGACACCATCGGCCGCCAGGGCGAGGGCCCGGGCGAGTTCCAGAACGGCGCCGACATGTTCTGGGCCCCCAACGGCGAGATCGGCGTCGTGCAGGCCTGGCCGGGCAAGATCGTCATGCTCACGCCGCAGGGCGATCCCGGCACCACCTTCAAGCTGCCCTTCCGCGACGGCGGCGGCTGGCAGTCGGTGACGCGCGGCGCCCGCCACGGCGACAACGTGCTGCTGTCGGGCACGGCCTGGACCCGCGAGGGCGAGACCAACCTGCAGTTCACCTACCTGAAGAGCTACGACATGGCCGGGAACGAGACGGCCGGCTTCGCGGAGAACCGCGCCGAGGTCTCCTTCGGCAACTACCAGTTCGACGAGAAGACCTACACCGACTTCCAGCGGCGCTGGGCCGTGGCGCCCGACGGCCGCGTGGCCGCCGCCCTCGACTTCGACGCCTACCGCATCCACGTCTGGAACGCCGACGGCAGCCTCGACCGCATCATCGAGCGCCCCGGCTTCGCCCCCGTGGCCCGCACCGGCGAGGAGAAGGCGCGCTTCCAGGCCATGTACGAGTCGTTCACCCGCTGGAACCGGGGCAGCACCTTCAAGGTGAGCGACACCCACCAGACCGTGAACCAGATCTTCTTCCGCAACGACGGCACGCTCTGGGTGCAGAACGCCGGCGGGCGCTACCGCGCGCCGGACGGCGTCTTCACCAGCTTCGACGTGTACGACCAGGTGGGGCGCTTCGTGCAGACGGTCACCCTCGTGGCCGACGCCGACGCCGTCGAGGACGGCCTCTTCTTCGCCGGCGACCGCGCCTACGTGGTGACCGACCTCTTCAATGCCCTGATGGCCCGCTTCGGCGGCGGCGAGGAGGACGCGGCAGCGACCGAGGCCGAGCCCGTCACCGTGGTGGCCTTCGAGTTCGCGCCCGTCGTGGCCGCGGGCCGCTAGGAGGCGATCATGTCCGTCGGCCTGTTCTTCGTGCTGCTGGCCCTGGCCGTCGCGGCGGTGCTCACCATCGTCTCGATCGTGGTCTCGACCACGAAGGGCGCCGGCTGGGGCATGGTCCTGTGGGACGATCCGGACAGGGCTCCGCACGATCGCCACGCCCGCCACCAGCGCGACGCCGAGATCCGCGCCGCGCGCACCGGCGAACGGGGCTGACCGGCACCGGGCACCAGAATGAGTTTTTCAACAGCCTGCTAGGGCCGCGGGCCCCGGCGACCCGGCAGCAGCTCGCGCACCCGCGCGGCGAATTCATCGGCCTGGAAGGGTTTCTGCAGGAAGGCGATCTCCGCCTCGTCGGACGCGAAGTTGTCCGCCGTATAGCCCGACAGGAAGAGGGTCCGGATACCGGGCACGAGCTCCTCGACCCGGGTCGCCAGTTCCGGCCCGTTCAGTTCGGGCATGATCACGTCGGTCACCAGCAGGGCGATCTCGTCGCGGTGGCGGCGCGCCAGCTCGAGCGCGGCGAGAGGCGTCAGGGCGCTCAGCACGCGGTAGCCCAGCCGGGTCAGCAGACTCGTCTCGAAGTTGAGGATCATCTCCTCGTCCTCCACCAGCAGCACCATCTCGCCCCCGCCGCGGGCCGGTCCGGGCCCGGCGTCCGCGCCGATCTCCGGGCGGGCGGCGGCTTCGTGGCGCGGCAGGTAGATCCGGAAGGTCGCGCCCTCGCCCGGCACGCTGTCGACGTCGGCGAAGCCCCCGTTCTGGCGCACGATGCCATACACCGTCGAGAGTCCGAGGCCCGTGCCCTGGCCGAGTCCCTTGGTCGTGAAGAAGGGCTCGAAGATCTTGGCCCGGGTCGCCTCGTCCACGCCGCAGCCGTCGTCGGCCACCGTCAGCACGACGTAGCGGCCGGGCTGGAAGTGGGGATACTCGTCCACCACGTCGGCGCCGAACTCGACGCAGCCGGTCGCGATGGTCACCGTGCCGCCGTCGCCGATGGCGTCGCGGGCGTTCACGCACAGGTTCGCCAGCACCTGGTCCACCTGGGTCGGGTCGGCCAGGACCGGCATCGGTTCCCGGTGCGGTTCCCACCGCAGGGCGATGTGCTCGCCGATCAGGCGGCGCAGCATCTTCAGCATGTCGCCCACGGTCTCGTTGAGGTCGAGCACCCGCGGCTGCATCGGCTGCTGCCGCGCGAAGCCCAGCAGCTGCCGCGTCAGGTCGGCCGAACGCTGGGCCGCCCGACGCACCTCGCCCAGTCCGGCGTGCAGGGGATCGGCCGGATCCAGATCGCCCAGCGCCAGTTCGACCTGGCCCAGGATCACACTGAGCATGTTGTTGAAGTCGTGGGCGACGCCGCCGGCCAGCCGCCCCACCGACTCCATCTTCTGGGCGTGGTCGAACTTGGCCTGCAGTTCGCGGTGGCGCTCTTCGGCGTTCTTGCGGCCCACCGCCTCCCAGGCCAGGTCGGCCAGCTGGCTCACGCAGGCCACGTCGCGGTCGTCGTACGGATCCGGTTTGTTGCCGACGCCGAGGATGGCCACGAGCTTGCCCGCCCGCACCACCGGCACCACCAGTTCGCGCAGCACCGGCGCGTGGCCTTCGGGCAGCCCCTTCTTGTGGGGCAGGCTCGCGTAGTCGTTGTGGACCACGGGCCGGCCCGCGCGCACGCAGTCGACCCACACCCCGGCGTGGGCGATGGGGTACCGCGTGCCGGCCCCCGGCGCCGTGCACGTCTTCGCCGTGTTCGTCGACCACATCTGCAGCGAGAGGGTGACCTGGTCCTCCTCCACGAAGTGGTAGAAGCCGATGGTCGAGCCGGTCAGGTCCTCGGCCTCGTCGAGAATGGCCCGCAGCATCTGCTTGGCGTCGAGGGTCGCGCTGCGGTTGAAGAGGCGCAGCAGGGCATCGCGGCTGCGGTCCTGCCGCTGCACCGCGAGAACGTGTGCGGTGATGTCCTCGACGATCTCGATCGCGCCGACGATGGCGCCGGACTCGTCCCGCAGGGCCTGCGAGCGGCTCACCCAGCCCGCCTGGGGGAACGGCCAGGCCGGCTGGTTCTCCGGCAGCAGCTCCGCCCGGCCGGGTGCGCCGGTCCGCAGGGTCTCGGCCACCGGGCAACCGCGGCACTCCTCGCTCAGGCCGCGCACTTCGTAGCAACGCCTCCCCACGATGTCCGCCAGGTCCAGTCCCACCGCCGCGCAGTAGGCGCGGTTCGCCCACTGGATGCGGTGCTCGCGGTCCTGGATGTCCACCAGGACGGGCAGGGCCGCCAGCACATCGCTGCCGATCGCGGTGATGTCGGGGAAGTTCGTCGGCATGGCTCGGCGCCTTTCCACGGCCGGAGAACCGGGCGTCCAGGGCGAGCAGACCTCCCGGGTATCGGCCGGTCAGACGTGGACTTGAATGGCCCGGGCCACCCGTTCGGCCCACAGGGCGTACCCCGGCGGGCCGGGATGGAAGCCGTCCGGCGCCATCAGGCCGCGCGGATCGGGCAGGTCGGCGGGCACGTGGATCACGCCCGACTCGAGCCGGGCCCAGTCGGCCAGCCCGGCGTCGAACTCCCGGGCCCGCCGCCCCAGGTACCAGCGGAGGGGTTGCGGCAGGGCGGGAAACCCGTGCATCGGCGGCAGGCCCGACAGCACCACCAGCTGCGCCCGGCAGAGCTCACGGATCCGCGCCACCAGAACGCGCTGCCGTTCGAGCCAGGCCTCGCGCCCGATGCGGCCCACGACGTCGTTCACGCCGAGGGAGGTGACCACCACGTCCCACCGCCCGACGGGCTCGCCGTCGAGGCGCCGCAGGGTGCCGGCGGTGGTGGCGCCGGTGCGCGCGATCAGGCGCCACTCCAGGGCGAAGTCCCCGGCCAGGGCGGCCACGAGCCGGCCGGCGAGGGCCTCGTCCTGATGGGCCGCGCCCACGCCGGCGGCCGCCGAATCGCCCAGGATCAGGAGCCGCAGCGGCCGCCCCGCACCCGCCTGGCCTTCCCGCGGACCCGGCGGC encodes the following:
- the tadA gene encoding Flp pilus assembly complex ATPase component TadA, coding for MGHEEGARVATETPTAVAAATEIADLLVRDGSISQENVEYALRVREKLQTPRPLIAILKELGLVADDQIRKVLRANRLNVRLGTLLLELELISVPDLQAAVAIQQDGSGKRLGEILVENHFVDEEKVLPVLAAQLGYPYLDDDSLPREPKLLRRVKPAWLRSHECFPVPGDNGTVLLACRNPLEAAPQREAETIFGSPVVIGLARGRVIEAAIAMTEQGQERRPRVDTENAVVAKVNELLSTAIREGASDIHIEPMKNRVRVRFREDGVLVQQADIPFDMARAIISRIKIMAGADIAERRRHQDGRLMYDFEGAKLDLRVSFYTTIHGEKIVLRVLNNMSNLLDINELGMSPRMVQRLREDVLDVPSGVVLVTGPTGSGKTTTLYGAINYLNDNKTSIITAEDPVEYVIPGISQCSINAKIGTTYEETLRHIVRQDPDVIVIGEIRDRFSADTAIQAALTGHKVLTTFHTEDSIGGLLRLLHMDIEAFLISSTVVSVVAQRLVRRVCPHCAEEHELTSDEIRRLGFLPREVPKLVFARGIGCQECRYLGYKGRIAVFELLVLNEDVKEALINRQTSFEIRRISTETTGLVTLLEDGITKAAAGLTSFEEIIRTLPRLSKPRPMSELQRMQGVK
- a CDS encoding 6-bladed beta-propeller gives rise to the protein MPLRDRTPLLSVLFLAAALTLAAPAAHAEWQGSTATADGATVVTNPESPAYGSARQEMRQLWRRGGDEDEIFFGTIAEFLHDDAGNIYLLDGQLSEIHVFDPAGELVDTIGRQGEGPGEFQNGADMFWAPNGEIGVVQAWPGKIVMLTPQGDPGTTFKLPFRDGGGWQSVTRGARHGDNVLLSGTAWTREGETNLQFTYLKSYDMAGNETAGFAENRAEVSFGNYQFDEKTYTDFQRRWAVAPDGRVAAALDFDAYRIHVWNADGSLDRIIERPGFAPVARTGEEKARFQAMYESFTRWNRGSTFKVSDTHQTVNQIFFRNDGTLWVQNAGGRYRAPDGVFTSFDVYDQVGRFVQTVTLVADADAVEDGLFFAGDRAYVVTDLFNALMARFGGGEEDAAATEAEPVTVVAFEFAPVVAAGR
- a CDS encoding GAF domain-containing protein, which gives rise to MPTNFPDITAIGSDVLAALPVLVDIQDREHRIQWANRAYCAAVGLDLADIVGRRCYEVRGLSEECRGCPVAETLRTGAPGRAELLPENQPAWPFPQAGWVSRSQALRDESGAIVGAIEIVEDITAHVLAVQRQDRSRDALLRLFNRSATLDAKQMLRAILDEAEDLTGSTIGFYHFVEEDQVTLSLQMWSTNTAKTCTAPGAGTRYPIAHAGVWVDCVRAGRPVVHNDYASLPHKKGLPEGHAPVLRELVVPVVRAGKLVAILGVGNKPDPYDDRDVACVSQLADLAWEAVGRKNAEERHRELQAKFDHAQKMESVGRLAGGVAHDFNNMLSVILGQVELALGDLDPADPLHAGLGEVRRAAQRSADLTRQLLGFARQQPMQPRVLDLNETVGDMLKMLRRLIGEHIALRWEPHREPMPVLADPTQVDQVLANLCVNARDAIGDGGTVTIATGCVEFGADVVDEYPHFQPGRYVVLTVADDGCGVDEATRAKIFEPFFTTKGLGQGTGLGLSTVYGIVRQNGGFADVDSVPGEGATFRIYLPRHEAAARPEIGADAGPGPARGGGEMVLLVEDEEMILNFETSLLTRLGYRVLSALTPLAALELARRHRDEIALLVTDVIMPELNGPELATRVEELVPGIRTLFLSGYTADNFASDEAEIAFLQKPFQADEFAARVRELLPGRRGPRP
- a CDS encoding SGNH/GDSL hydrolase family protein encodes the protein MLTRLAGFALAPVLLVQGRRVRRDTPVLPEPPGPREGQAGAGRPLRLLILGDSAAAGVGAAHQDEALAGRLVAALAGDFALEWRLIARTGATTAGTLRRLDGEPVGRWDVVVTSLGVNDVVGRIGREAWLERQRVLVARIRELCRAQLVVLSGLPPMHGFPALPQPLRWYLGRRAREFDAGLADWARLESGVIHVPADLPDPRGLMAPDGFHPGPPGYALWAERVARAIQVHV